atgggccaaaccctcctctaacccggagaacgatgggccaaaccctcctctaacccggagaacgatgggccaaaccctcctctaacccggagaacgctgggccaaaccctcctctaacccggagaacgctgggccaaaccctcctctaacccggggaacgctgggccaaaccctcctctaaccccggagaacgctgggccaaaccctcctctaaccccggagaacgctgggccaaaccctcctctaaccccggagaacgctgggccaaaccctcctctaaccccggagaacgctgggccaaaccctcctctaaccccggAGAACGCTGggtcaaaccctcctctaacccggagaACGCTGggtcaaaccctcctctaacccggagaACGCTGggtcaaaccctcctctaacccggagaacgctgggccaaaccctcctctaacccggagaacgctgggccaaaccctcctctaacccggagaacgctgggccaaaccctcctctaacccggagaatgctgggccaaaccctcctctaacacGGAGAaggctgggccaaaccctcctctaacccggagaacgctgggccaaaccctcctctaacccggagaacgctgggccaaaccctcctctaaccccggagaacgctgggccaaaccctcctctaacccggagaacgctgggccaaaccctcctctaacccggagaACGCTGggtcaaaccctcctctaacccggagaACGCTGggtcaaaccctcctctaacccggagaACGCTGgaccaaaccctcctctaacccggagaacgctgggccaaaccctcctctaacccggagaacgctgggccaaaccctcctctaacccggagaACGATTAACACAAACTGACTGAACCCTCTTTCCACACTGGAAATCTATTCCACCAGTCCAGAgcctcgaaccaggatctctagtggcacagctagcactaccatgccttagaccactgcgccactcgggaggccgtatTTTCTGATGCTTAATCAGAGATCTTTTACCAGAGTATCTCTTGCCACATTGATTTTACTCTTGTGTGTCCGCTGGTGTATAATCAGACTGCTAGATGTCACAAAacacttcccacattgatcacagctgtaaggtttctctcctgtgtgtgttctccggtgTATAGTCAGGCGGCTagatgtaacaaaactcttcccacaatgatcacagctataaggtttctctcctgtgtgtgttctctggtgtacagtcaggcAGCTTGAGTGAGTAAaattcttcccacattgatcacagctataaggtttctctactgtgtgtgttctctggtgtgattttAAATGTCCTGACTTAAGAAAAcgctttccacagtcagagcagtggtatggtttctctcctgtgtgtgttctctggtgtatagtcagctggctagatgttgtgaaactcttcccacattgattacagctataaggttttTCTCCTGTATGGATTCTCTCATGTCTTTTAAGGTCTGCTGAAGAggtaaatctcttcccacagtcagagcagcagtgaggttTTTCTCCTGTGTGAATTCTCAGGTGAACTTTTAGTGAATCTGATCTTGagtaactcttcccacagtcagggcagtggtgagatttcttccctgtgggtctctgctggGGTTTCTTGAGGTTTTCTGCTCTGGagggactcttctctgcctcgtcagcatcatgaggttgttgaggctcgcCAGAGGACCCACGATAGTcacatctctctcctgtgtgaacaaagtcagacagatggttaaaggcccacaacagcagaaatctgTTTATTTGAGTTAAAAGTTGATGCCCAGAGCAGGAAGTTGTACAACAACTTATGTTTGAAAATTAATGTTTAAATGCTTTTACAAActtatttgacaattgtcttaataTGACAGTCGAGTGAGCAATAATAGCTATATTTTGTTTAAAAGAAATTCCACTTAGTAAAGTTGATGATTGTAGTTAGTGGTAACTAGAAATTGTTGGCAAGAAATAAGTTATTAAAGTTGTTGAAACCCTcagcagtgtgccagacgactttaTGGTCACCAATATAGGCCACTTTCTGTGTTTGCTAAAATTGCTGCACGAAAGCAATGTACGCAATTCGGTTGTAGAAACTCCTccatgctaatgaggaaaccactagttatggatgtagtatatctggtaatgaggaaaccattagttatggatgtagaatatctggtaatgaggaaaccactagttatggatgtagtatatctggtaatgaggaaaccactagttatggatgtagtatatctggtaatgaggaaaccactagttatggatgtagtatatctggtaatgaggaaaccactagttatggatgtagtatatctggtaatgaggaaaccactagttatggatgtagtatatctgctaatgaggaaaccactagttatggatgtagtatatctggtaatgaggaaaccactagttatggatgtagtatatctggtaatgaggaaaccactagttatggatgtagtatatctggtaatgaggaaaccactagttatggatgtagtatatctggtaatgaggaaaccgctagttatggatgtagtatatctggtaatgaggaaaccactagttatagatgtagttcagcatttcactgtgaggtctacacctgttgtattcggcgcacgtgacaaataaactttgatttgatttcatagtaaactcagcaaaggaccctgtctttcaaatataatttgtaaaaatccaaataacttcacagatcttcattgtaaagggtttaaacactgtttcccatgcttgttcaatgaaccataaacaattaatgaacatgcacctgtggaacggtcgttaagacactaacagcttacagacggtcggcaattaaggtcacagttatgaaaacttaggacactaaagaggcccttctactgactctgaaaaacaccaaaagaaagatgcccagggtccctgctcatctgcatgaacatgccttaggcatgctgcaaggaggcatgaggactgcagatgtgaaattgcaatgtccgtactgtgagacgcctaagacagcgctacagggagacaggacagacagctgatcgtcttcgcagtggcagaccacgtataacaacacctgcacaggatcagtacatccgaacatcacacctgcgggacaggtgcaggatggcaacaactgcccgggttacaccaggaacgcacaatccctccatcagtgctcagactgtccgcaatagtcagagaagctggactgagggcttgtaggcctgttgtaaggcaggtcctcaccagactagaggtcgaccgattaatcggaatggccgattaattagggccgatttcaagttttcataacaatcggaaatcggtaattttgggcgccgattttgtctattttttttacacctttatttacctaggcaagtcagttaagaacacattcttattttcaatgatggcctaggaacagttggcttgttcaggggcagaatgacagatttttaccttgtcagctcagggattcaatcttgcaaacttacggttaactagtccaacgctctaaccatctgcctcacgaggagcccgttacgcgaatgcagtaagaagccaaggtaagttgctagctagcattaaacttatcttataaaaaacaatcaatcaatcataatcactagttaactacacatggttgacgatattactagtttatctagcgtgtcctgcgttgcatataatcgatgcagtgcgcattcgcgaaaaaggactgtcgttgctccaacgtgtacctaaccataaacatcaatgcctttcttaaaatcaatacacagaagtatacatttttaaacctgcatatttagcaaaaagaaatccaggttagcaggcaatattaaccaggtgaaattgtgtcacttctcttgcgttcattgcacgcagagtcagtgtatatgcaacagtttgggccgcctggctcgttgcgaactaatttgccagaattttacataattatgacataacattgaaggttgtgcaatgtaacaggaatatttagacttatggatgccacccgttagataaaatacggaacggttcccgtatttcactgaaagaataaacgtcttgttttcgagatgatagtttccggattcggcCATATTAATGACCTGAGGCTCATATTTccgtgtgttattatgttataattaagtctatgatttgatagagcagtctgactgggcggtggtaggcaccagcaggctcgtaagcattcattcaaacagcactttcgtgcgttttgccagcagctcttcgcaatgcttcaagcattgcgctgtttatgacttcaagcctatcaactcccgagattaggctggtgtaaccgatgtgaaatggctagctagttagcggggtgcgcgctaatagcgtttccaacgtcactcgctctgatacttggagtagttgttccccttgctctgcatgggtaacgctgcttcgagggtggttgTTGTCGTCGTGTTCCTGGTCGTGTTCctagttcgagcccaggtagcggcgaggagagggatggaagctatactgttacactggcaatactaaagtgcctataagaacatccaatagtcaaaggtatatgaaatacatatcatatagagagaaatagtcctataattcctataataactacaacctaaaacttcttacctgggaatattgaagactcatgttaaaaggaaccaccagctttcatatgttctcatgttctgagcaaggaacttaaacgttagctttcttacatggcacatattgcacttttactttcttctccaacactttgtttttgcattatttaaaccaaattgaacatgtttcattatttatttgaggctaaattgatttgattgatgtattaagttaaaataagtgttcattcagtattgttgtaattgtcattattacaaataaataaaaaaataataataataatcgtccgattaatcggtgtcggctttttttggtcctccaataatcggtatcggagttgaaaaatcataattggtcgacctctacaccagacatcaccggcaacaatgtcgcctatgggcacaaacccaccgtcactggaccagacaggactggcaaaaagtgacgAGTCGCGTTtaccgtcgaaggaatgagcgttacaccgaggcctgtactctggagcgggatcgatttggaggtggagggtccgtcatggtctggggcggtgtgtcacagcatcatcggactgagcttgatgtcattgtaggcaatctcaacgctgtgcgttacagggaagacttcctcctccctcatgtggtacccttcctgcaggctcatcctgacatgacccttcagcatgacaataccactAGTCATACTGTTCGTTCTGTGGGTGatgtcctgcaagacaggaatgttagtgttctgccatggcaagcgaagagcccggatctcaatcccattgagcacgtctaggacctgttgaatcggagggtgagggctagggccattccccccagatatgtccgggaacttgcaggtgccttggtggaagagtggggtaacatctcacagcaagaactggcaaatctggtgcagtccatgaggagatgcactgcagtacttaatgcagctagtggccacaccagctactgactgtgacttttgattttgaccccccctttgttcagggacacattcttcaatttctgttaatcacatgtctgtgggacttgttcagtttatgtctcagttgttgaatcttgttatgttcatacaaatatttacacgtgttaagtttgctgaaaataaacacagttgacagtgagaggacatatatttttttgatgagtttataCCTGCATTTTTCACAATGTATTATCTACCaattcacaatgtattctgaatattacagcacaagatcaggagtgctactcAGGGAAACTCACATCACACACTAATTCACCaccgtgggggaaaactcaggggagttctcataggctgacagcaataatagcctccatttacaggttgcttatgagtgcatttcacattacttttggataatatttttatttattttatttaacaaggcaagtcagtaaagaacaaattcttatttacaatgacggccagttaacagtgggttaactgccttgttcaggggcagaacaacagatttttaccttgtcagctcggggattcgatctagcaacctttcggtcatGTATTgtactacctgccgcctctacactctaaccactaggctacccgccgcctctacactctaaccactaggctacccgccgcctctacactctaaccactaggctacctgccgcctctacactctaaccactaggctacctgccgcctctacactctaaccactaggctacctgccgcctctacactctaaccactaggctacctgccgcctctacactctaaccactaggctacctgccgcctctacactctaaccactaggctacctgccgccccaaatgtaAGGCTtatttgaatgtcctgcttaatataatgtttgtgtcatcgttgcaaatcaactgctttatacttaaaaaaaaaacacttcaaatCAGTAAAATGCTATTTGGCTTTTCCATCAGCCTGACAATGAGCGTTAGTTTCACGTGACATgacttttaattaattaattcaatGTAATACTAGAAAATAACAAGGTAGAAAACACCAGATATAAGGCAAACACAATAATTAAGtctgtagatatgtataggggtaaggtgactatatacagggtcagtactatattaacaatgcacagggatactggagtgatggaggtagatatgtatagggggaaggtgactatatacagggtcagtaccatattaacaatgtacagggatactggagtgatggaggtagatatgtataggggtaaggtgactatatacagggtcagtactatattaacaatgtacagggatactggagtgatggaggtagatatgtatagggggaaggggactatatacagggtcagtaccatattaacaatgtacagggatactggagtgatggaggtagatatgtataggggtaaaggtgactatatatagggtcagtaccatattaacaatatacagggatactggagtgatggaggtagatatgtataggggtaaggtgactatatacagggtcagtactatattaacaatgtacatggagactggagtgatgggaggtagatatgtataggggtaaggtgactatatacagggtcagtaccatattaacaatatacagggatactggagtgatggaggtagatatgtatagggggaaggtgactatatacagggtcagtaccatattaacaatgtacagggatactggagtgatggaggtagatatgtataggggtaaggtgactatatacagggtcagtaccatattaacaatgtacagggatactggagtgatggaggtagatatgtataggggtaaaggtgactatatatagggtcagtaccatattaacaatatacagggatactggagtgatggaggtagatatgtataggggtaaggtgactatatacagggtcagtaccatattaacaatgtacagggatactggagtgatggaggtagatatgtataggggtaaaggtgactatatatagggtcagtaccatattaacaatatacagggatactggagtgatggaggtagatatgtataggggtaaggtgactatatacagggtcagtactatattaacaatgtacatggagactggagtgatgggaggtagatatgtataggggtaaggtgactatatacagggtcagtaccatattaacaatgtacagggatactggagtgatggaggtagatatgtatagggggaaggtgactatatacagggtcagtaccatattaacaatgtacagggatactggagtgatggaggtagatatgtataggggtaaagtgactatatacagggtcagtaccatattaacaatgtacagggatactggagtgatggaggtagatatgtataggggtaaagtgactatatacagggtcagtaccatattaacaatgtacagggatattggagtgatggaggtagatatgtataggggtaaaggtgactatatatagggtcagtaccatattaacaatatacagggatactggagtgatggaggtagatatgtataggggtaaggtgactatatacagggtcagtaccatattaacaatgtacagggatactggagtgatggaggtagatatgtataggggtaaggtgactatatacagggtcagtaccatattaacaaagtacagggatactggagtgatggaggtagatatgtataggggtatggtgactatatacagggtcagtaccatattaacaatgtacagggatactggagtgatgggaggtagatatgtataggggtaaggtgactatatacagggtcagtacc
The DNA window shown above is from Salvelinus fontinalis isolate EN_2023a chromosome 40, ASM2944872v1, whole genome shotgun sequence and carries:
- the LOC129839842 gene encoding gastrula zinc finger protein XlCGF17.1-like; its protein translation is MSSPSYSPVVEEEEVCWTEKEGLWLNVVVKEEKEEEDVTAIKEVTEEEEDVTVKEEEVDITVKEEDVAIRVKDEEDVTVKEEEGEITVILEEEEEEEEVGELINTRERCDYRGSSGEPQQPHDADEAEKSPSRAENLKKPQQRPTGKKSHHCPDCGKSYSRSDSLKVHLRIHTGEKPHCCSDCGKRFTSSADLKRHERIHTGEKPYSCNQCGKSFTTSSQLTIHQRTHTGEKPYHCSDCGKRFLKSGHLKSHQRTHTVEKPYSCDQCGKNFTHSSCLTVHQRTHTGEKPYSCDHCGKSFVTSSRLTIHRRTHTGEKPYSCDQCGKCFVTSSSLIIHQRTHKSKINVARDTLVKDL